The proteins below are encoded in one region of Fimbriimonadaceae bacterium:
- a CDS encoding efflux RND transporter periplasmic adaptor subunit: protein MKRIHLIWILAGLAVALGGCAKDGGATAAKDEHGHEETGHIEGESGATKEEAGHSEDIQLTAEAIKIAGIETQPVEQRLLQQELKVPGTVTTSSQGRAIVTPPVGGQVVRLHVKAGDRVRAGQPIATLRSGELAQASALIIEAQRGVVTAQAAVKEAAAEINLANAKLRTAKQQLARQQAFAKTGAFSQPALQAAQKDLADAEAELERGKQDQTVHEAQLERAERLYKQELISRTELEQARLEVATDKIRQRNAERRTELAKATYERERKIAEQGLSNSREIQAAEAEVRSANLEVQQAHIRLVSANSAVVAAMKGVEAARAGYSALAGSGSASGGSVVVKAPISGVVVDLEATMGQAVERSTELGEIENLATVWVVAQVSDKQIGAARAGTVAQVSVSAYPGRIFSGVVQSVGSRLDPKTRSMPVQILVDNSGSQLRSGMSATVRLGVGASTQAVVVPRSAIIEDGDKRKLYIAEDGGKFEERTVTLGRVQGEFVEVLEGVAIGDRVVSKGAFVLKSEKVKGELKGHED, encoded by the coding sequence ATGAAACGAATCCACTTGATTTGGATACTTGCCGGTCTCGCTGTTGCATTGGGCGGGTGTGCGAAGGACGGAGGAGCGACGGCTGCGAAGGATGAGCATGGCCACGAAGAAACTGGACACATCGAGGGCGAATCAGGGGCAACGAAGGAGGAAGCAGGTCACTCCGAAGACATCCAGTTAACTGCTGAGGCTATCAAGATCGCGGGAATTGAGACCCAGCCGGTCGAACAGAGGCTGCTTCAGCAAGAACTCAAGGTTCCGGGAACGGTGACCACTTCCTCACAGGGACGTGCGATCGTTACTCCGCCTGTTGGCGGGCAAGTTGTTCGACTCCATGTCAAAGCGGGTGACCGAGTTCGAGCTGGGCAACCCATCGCGACATTGCGATCAGGAGAACTGGCGCAAGCTTCAGCGCTGATCATCGAAGCCCAGCGAGGAGTCGTTACTGCCCAGGCCGCGGTAAAGGAAGCAGCCGCCGAGATCAATTTGGCAAACGCAAAACTGCGCACTGCCAAGCAGCAATTGGCTCGGCAACAAGCCTTCGCCAAAACCGGTGCATTTAGCCAGCCCGCTCTCCAGGCCGCCCAAAAGGACCTGGCCGACGCGGAAGCGGAGTTGGAGCGAGGTAAGCAGGACCAGACCGTCCACGAAGCGCAGTTGGAACGTGCGGAGCGGCTTTATAAGCAAGAGCTCATCTCCCGTACCGAGCTGGAGCAAGCAAGGCTGGAGGTAGCCACAGACAAGATACGGCAGCGAAACGCGGAGAGACGGACCGAACTCGCTAAAGCGACGTATGAGCGAGAGCGAAAGATCGCCGAGCAAGGTCTATCGAATTCGCGGGAAATCCAAGCCGCAGAAGCAGAGGTGCGTTCCGCAAACCTCGAAGTCCAGCAAGCGCACATTCGCTTGGTGTCCGCCAACTCGGCCGTTGTCGCGGCCATGAAAGGCGTTGAAGCAGCCCGCGCCGGGTACTCAGCCCTCGCGGGATCGGGGAGCGCATCGGGCGGTTCCGTGGTCGTTAAGGCTCCCATAAGTGGCGTAGTCGTCGACCTTGAAGCCACGATGGGGCAAGCCGTTGAAAGGTCGACAGAGCTAGGAGAGATTGAGAACCTGGCAACTGTTTGGGTGGTGGCGCAAGTCTCCGACAAGCAGATCGGAGCGGCCAGAGCCGGCACAGTCGCCCAAGTCAGCGTCAGCGCTTATCCTGGCAGGATCTTCAGTGGGGTTGTCCAGTCGGTAGGCAGCCGCCTCGACCCGAAGACGAGATCCATGCCCGTCCAGATACTCGTTGACAACTCCGGCTCGCAGTTACGCAGCGGAATGTCTGCAACGGTCCGGTTGGGAGTCGGCGCAAGCACACAGGCCGTCGTCGTTCCACGCTCCGCGATCATCGAAGATGGCGACAAGCGAAAGCTGTACATCGCCGAAGATGGTGGGAAGTTCGAGGAGCGGACTGTCACGCTGGGGCGTGTTCAAGGAGAGTTTGTGGAAGTTCTGGAAGGCGTCGCCATCGGCGATCGAGTAGTCAGCAAGGGCGCCTTCGTGCTCAAAAGCGAGAAGGTGAAGGGTGAACTCAAGGGGCATGAAGACTAA
- a CDS encoding efflux RND transporter permease subunit gives MLDRLLHFSLTQRLLVFAGTIGLVLWGILSWTKLNLDAVPDITTNQVQINTQTGGMGPEEVERLVTFPIETAMAGLPGVMNTRSLSQYGLSQVTVTFHDNVDIFFARQLVNERLSRVGAELPANIDAPQMGPVSTGLGDIYMFSVESDKRSITDLRTIMDWQIAPQLRSVAGVAEVNVADGNVKQYQVVADMARLQARGLGIHDLIEALQNNNQNAGGGVLDSGGERTLIRSVGMASTPEEIETIPVSSEDGTPVLVRDVAEVTTGTPVLTGLSTKDGHEALLAIAMMLKGANGRTVAQAVDAKIEEIKAQLPEDVKLTTVYNRSQLVDKTVGTVEKSLLEGGILVVVILLLLLGNWRGAVIVALAIPLSMLFAIGMMNQWGISGNLMSLGAIDFGLIVDGAVVMIENAVRRVAEAREHAGKTLNRHDVRHVVWESSKEVAKPTAFAVSIITVVYLPILALEGTEGKMFKPMAFTVVFALLGALILTLTLVPALASLFLSGDTREGKNPIMGFFSRMYKPALTFALRAKAIVVAGALVLLGLAGWVFTTLGAEFIPTLDEGDLVVQPIRIRTVNAEETIRLVTAAEKKVLEVPEVITMFSRSGTPEVATDPMPLSLTDSFIMLKERDQWRAGMTKEKIREEIEEKLNEVPGQGYNFSQPIEMRFSELVSGVKADIGIKVFGEDLEVLRQKAEEIRAVVAEIPGAADVEVEQVEPIPVLQIDIDREAIGRFGVSISEVQELISSALGGEEIGQIREGDKRYELIVRLPAEVRNDADAIASLPVKLANGESVPLSSLAHIDNQPAPAQISRESGKRRVVVQLNVRGTDLAGFVANAQKAIDEKVKLDEGYYITWGGQFENLQQASARLMIVVPLALALIFTLLFMTFGSIKQALLIFTGVPLAVTGGVLALWIRGLPFSISAGVGFIALSGVAVLNGVVMVSAINRLRQEGKLLVKDAVSEGAQQRLRPVLMTALVAALGFIPMALNTGIGAEVQRPLATVVIGGIASATLLTLLVLPVLYTWFERDNELPEEL, from the coding sequence ATGTTGGATAGACTCCTCCATTTCAGCCTGACTCAGCGACTCCTGGTTTTTGCCGGAACCATCGGACTTGTCCTTTGGGGAATTCTCTCATGGACCAAGCTCAATCTCGACGCGGTCCCTGACATCACCACGAATCAGGTGCAGATCAACACGCAAACCGGGGGCATGGGACCCGAGGAAGTGGAGCGGCTGGTGACGTTTCCCATCGAAACGGCGATGGCCGGCCTTCCCGGCGTGATGAACACCAGGTCGCTCAGCCAATACGGTCTGTCCCAAGTCACGGTGACATTCCACGACAACGTGGACATCTTCTTCGCGCGTCAGCTTGTGAACGAACGGTTGAGCAGAGTTGGCGCTGAGTTACCGGCGAATATTGATGCGCCACAAATGGGGCCGGTTTCCACCGGGCTCGGCGACATCTACATGTTCTCGGTCGAAAGCGACAAGCGCTCGATCACCGACCTGAGGACGATCATGGATTGGCAGATCGCGCCCCAGCTTCGCTCGGTCGCCGGAGTCGCCGAAGTCAACGTTGCTGACGGCAACGTCAAGCAATATCAAGTGGTCGCCGACATGGCTCGGCTGCAAGCGCGCGGACTCGGCATCCACGACCTGATCGAAGCCCTGCAGAACAACAACCAGAACGCGGGAGGAGGAGTTCTCGACTCTGGAGGGGAGAGAACGCTCATCCGCTCGGTGGGCATGGCTTCCACACCAGAGGAAATCGAAACCATTCCCGTTTCGAGCGAAGACGGCACTCCGGTGCTCGTGCGCGACGTGGCCGAAGTCACGACAGGGACACCGGTCCTGACCGGCCTGAGCACGAAGGACGGCCACGAAGCCCTCCTTGCCATCGCGATGATGCTCAAGGGGGCCAATGGGCGAACGGTCGCCCAGGCAGTGGACGCCAAAATCGAGGAGATCAAGGCGCAGCTTCCCGAGGATGTCAAGCTGACGACGGTTTACAACCGCTCCCAATTGGTTGACAAGACCGTAGGCACGGTTGAGAAGAGCCTGTTGGAAGGCGGCATCCTTGTCGTCGTCATCCTCCTTCTCCTGCTCGGAAACTGGCGCGGCGCAGTAATCGTCGCTTTGGCAATCCCATTGTCGATGCTCTTTGCCATCGGCATGATGAACCAGTGGGGCATCTCTGGGAACCTCATGAGCCTCGGTGCGATCGACTTTGGTTTGATCGTCGACGGCGCGGTCGTCATGATCGAGAATGCCGTCCGCAGGGTTGCGGAAGCCCGCGAGCATGCCGGTAAGACGCTAAACCGTCATGATGTGCGGCACGTGGTCTGGGAGTCCTCGAAGGAAGTGGCCAAGCCAACGGCCTTCGCGGTTTCCATTATCACGGTCGTTTATTTGCCGATCTTGGCGCTGGAAGGAACCGAAGGCAAGATGTTCAAGCCGATGGCCTTTACGGTCGTGTTCGCGCTACTTGGCGCGTTGATCTTAACCCTTACATTGGTTCCGGCTTTGGCCAGCCTGTTCTTGTCAGGCGACACGCGCGAGGGCAAGAACCCGATCATGGGATTCTTCAGCCGTATGTACAAACCCGCATTGACCTTCGCGCTGCGCGCAAAGGCAATCGTTGTCGCGGGGGCTCTCGTTCTGCTGGGGCTAGCGGGCTGGGTCTTCACTACGCTGGGCGCTGAGTTCATTCCAACCTTGGATGAAGGCGACCTCGTTGTGCAGCCGATTCGTATCCGGACCGTCAACGCAGAGGAAACCATCCGGCTGGTAACCGCAGCCGAGAAGAAGGTGCTGGAAGTTCCGGAGGTGATCACGATGTTCTCGCGGAGCGGCACGCCTGAAGTCGCTACCGATCCAATGCCGCTTAGCCTTACCGACAGCTTCATCATGCTCAAAGAGAGGGATCAGTGGCGTGCGGGAATGACTAAGGAAAAGATCCGCGAGGAAATCGAAGAAAAGCTCAACGAAGTCCCAGGCCAAGGCTACAACTTCTCGCAGCCCATCGAAATGCGCTTCTCCGAATTGGTTTCCGGGGTCAAGGCCGACATCGGAATCAAGGTGTTTGGAGAAGACCTGGAGGTGCTCCGTCAGAAGGCTGAAGAGATTCGGGCGGTTGTTGCAGAAATCCCGGGCGCAGCGGACGTCGAAGTCGAGCAGGTTGAGCCCATCCCCGTTCTCCAAATCGACATCGACCGCGAAGCCATAGGGCGGTTCGGAGTTTCGATTAGCGAAGTCCAAGAGTTAATCAGCTCAGCCTTAGGAGGCGAAGAGATTGGGCAGATTCGTGAAGGGGACAAGCGGTATGAGCTGATCGTTCGTTTGCCTGCCGAAGTACGAAACGACGCTGATGCCATCGCGAGTTTGCCCGTGAAGCTAGCCAACGGCGAATCGGTCCCTCTATCGAGTCTGGCGCATATCGACAATCAACCTGCACCCGCCCAAATCAGCCGGGAATCGGGCAAGCGGCGCGTCGTCGTTCAGCTCAACGTCCGTGGAACCGACCTTGCTGGCTTCGTCGCGAATGCCCAGAAGGCCATTGACGAGAAGGTAAAGCTCGACGAAGGCTATTACATTACGTGGGGCGGTCAGTTCGAGAACCTGCAGCAAGCAAGCGCACGATTGATGATTGTGGTGCCTCTGGCGCTTGCCTTGATCTTCACCCTACTCTTCATGACTTTCGGCTCGATCAAGCAGGCGTTGCTGATCTTCACCGGCGTTCCACTGGCGGTGACGGGCGGTGTTCTTGCCCTATGGATCAGAGGGTTGCCCTTCAGCATCTCGGCCGGCGTAGGCTTCATAGCCTTGTCCGGAGTTGCGGTCCTGAATGGTGTTGTGATGGTCTCTGCGATCAACCGATTGCGACAAGAAGGCAAGCTCTTGGTTAAGGACGCCGTTAGCGAAGGTGCCCAGCAGCGTCTTCGTCCGGTGCTGATGACCGCTCTCGTTGCCGCCCTGGGGTTCATTCCCATGGCACTGAACACAGGCATAGGAGCAGAAGTCCAAAGGCCCTTGGCAACGGTAGTCATTGGCGGAATCGCTTCTGCCACGTTGCTAACCCTTCTCGTCCTTCCGGTTCTTTACACATGGTTCGAGCGTGACAACGAGCTTCCGGAGGAGCTATGA
- a CDS encoding TolC family protein: MLQAASLRLSQAKLTSRALGAFPVTRLLVGYTTDPETGGSDDDLVLSQPIDLFGRTNAYRRSGRALVAEAEASFRQVSLDVQTEVLEAYLSAVAAAELAKSAKAVQAVYEQLYEATRLRVEGGIAPGFHLTQVGLDLEQAKLRAEQRQSEQNAALRKLESVTGLSELREFQGAFPELVPVATDAEALKRQRPELLLLEAQTQLAEAEIAISRASGRPELELQGRRTPWQERDDRYGLRLQLSIPLFDHGRVAAETRAAGIKAEAARKAFTDASKLAEGEVKAAQIEVASARDQVGKYEALVARAKELVNRLRPGLTEQATTLIEVLDATRVLRDLEQAYVEARTRLAEAQARLVRASGQILEVNP; this comes from the coding sequence GTGCTTCAAGCGGCCAGTCTGCGACTGAGTCAAGCCAAGTTGACCAGCCGCGCCCTAGGAGCCTTTCCTGTCACGCGTCTCCTCGTCGGATACACGACTGATCCCGAAACAGGGGGGTCTGATGATGACCTCGTCTTGTCTCAACCGATCGATTTGTTTGGCCGAACAAACGCCTACCGTCGATCGGGCCGCGCTCTAGTCGCGGAAGCTGAAGCCAGCTTTCGTCAAGTGTCGCTCGACGTTCAGACGGAGGTGCTAGAGGCGTATCTGTCCGCCGTCGCCGCTGCAGAGTTGGCAAAGAGCGCAAAGGCCGTTCAGGCCGTTTACGAGCAGCTATACGAAGCGACGCGGCTTCGAGTCGAAGGTGGAATTGCGCCTGGATTCCACCTCACGCAAGTCGGCCTCGACCTTGAGCAAGCAAAGCTTCGCGCCGAGCAGCGTCAGTCCGAACAGAATGCAGCGCTTCGCAAGCTTGAGTCTGTTACCGGACTGTCTGAATTGCGCGAGTTTCAAGGTGCCTTTCCAGAGCTAGTGCCCGTTGCAACCGACGCAGAAGCCCTGAAGCGGCAGCGCCCTGAATTGTTGCTACTTGAGGCCCAAACCCAGTTAGCTGAGGCCGAAATTGCCATCTCACGAGCGAGCGGCAGGCCCGAACTGGAGCTTCAAGGCAGGAGAACGCCCTGGCAAGAGCGAGACGATCGGTATGGACTCCGACTTCAGCTGTCAATCCCGCTCTTCGATCACGGCCGAGTCGCTGCTGAAACGAGAGCTGCTGGAATCAAGGCCGAAGCCGCCCGCAAGGCGTTTACTGACGCATCCAAGTTGGCCGAGGGCGAAGTAAAGGCGGCGCAGATTGAAGTTGCGTCCGCGAGAGACCAAGTAGGCAAATACGAGGCACTAGTGGCACGCGCCAAGGAACTGGTGAATCGCCTTCGCCCCGGTCTCACGGAACAAGCGACAACCCTGATCGAAGTCCTGGACGCGACCCGAGTGCTCCGAGATCTTGAGCAAGCCTACGTCGAAGCACGAACTCGCCTTGCCGAAGCACAGGCAAGACTTGTCCGAGCTTCCGGCCAAATTCTGGAGGTGAACCCATGA
- a CDS encoding heavy metal translocating P-type ATPase: MNKQHIDPVCGMWVNPDDAAGSFEHAGTTYYFCGKSCLERFKSSPEKYLAPQPIEAAQPPDMQADYTCPMHPEIVQKGPGSCPKCGMALEPLHPVAKVRKTQWTCPMHPQIVQDKPGSCPICGMALEPMEVSLDDENPELSDMSRRFWISTVLSIPLLLAVMPHLFGFDIAQWIPHGVLGWTQFAVATPVVLWGGWPFFQRGWASVVHRSPNMFTLIALGTGVAWLYSVVGVIAPQVFPPSFRNQMGGVDLYFEAAAVITTLVLLGQVLELRARSATSSAIRALLDLAPKQARVVRDGKEEDIPLEHVHIGDALRVRPGEKIPVDGVVIEGRSSVDESMITGEPMPVQKTEGDRVTGATVNGTGSFVLRAERVGSETLLAQIVKMVSEAQRSRAPIQKLADTVSGIFVPIVVLVAIISFVVWAMFGPAPAMAYAVINAVAVLIIACPCALGLATPMSIMVGTGRGAQAGVLIKNAESLEAFEKVDTLVVDKTGTLTEGKPKLIAVQAFGDTSEEQLLQIAGGLEQGSEHPLAAAILAGLKERNIEPSAVTDFTSVTGKGVRGKSGLHDVAFGNLALMEAVEAKVGDVAAKAEAMRSEGQTVMFVAAGTTIIGLIGVADPIKTTASEALIALHDEKIRVVMVTGDSKTTAQAVATKLGIDEVHADVLPEGKIEIIKRLQSEGRFVAMAGDGINDAPALAQAQVGIAMGTGTDVAMESAGITLLKGDLTGLVRARRLSRATMSNIRQNLFFAFIYNVAGVPIAAGVLYPFTGLLLSPMIAALAMSLSSVSVIANALRLRSARL, encoded by the coding sequence GTGAACAAACAGCATATCGATCCAGTTTGCGGCATGTGGGTAAACCCCGATGATGCGGCTGGGTCGTTTGAGCACGCGGGGACGACGTACTATTTCTGCGGCAAGAGTTGCCTGGAGCGATTCAAGTCGAGCCCCGAGAAGTATCTGGCTCCGCAGCCCATCGAGGCAGCGCAGCCGCCGGATATGCAGGCCGACTACACCTGCCCCATGCATCCCGAGATCGTGCAGAAGGGTCCGGGCAGTTGCCCGAAGTGCGGTATGGCGCTGGAGCCGCTTCATCCCGTCGCGAAGGTCAGGAAGACGCAGTGGACCTGTCCGATGCATCCGCAAATCGTGCAGGACAAACCGGGCAGTTGCCCCATCTGCGGGATGGCGCTCGAACCGATGGAGGTAAGCCTCGACGACGAGAATCCTGAGCTTTCAGACATGTCGCGACGGTTCTGGATTTCGACCGTCCTCTCGATTCCGCTTCTATTGGCAGTGATGCCCCATCTGTTCGGATTCGACATCGCGCAGTGGATACCGCATGGGGTGCTTGGCTGGACGCAGTTTGCGGTTGCCACGCCGGTCGTGCTTTGGGGAGGGTGGCCGTTCTTCCAGCGCGGTTGGGCTTCGGTTGTCCATCGCAGCCCGAACATGTTTACGCTTATAGCGTTGGGAACGGGAGTGGCTTGGCTGTACAGCGTGGTCGGGGTAATCGCTCCCCAAGTGTTTCCGCCTTCGTTCCGCAACCAGATGGGCGGCGTGGACCTGTATTTTGAGGCGGCAGCGGTCATCACGACCCTCGTCTTGCTGGGGCAGGTTTTAGAACTTCGCGCCAGGAGCGCGACGAGCAGCGCCATTCGGGCTCTACTCGATCTTGCACCCAAGCAGGCACGGGTGGTGCGAGATGGAAAGGAAGAGGACATCCCTCTAGAACATGTCCATATCGGTGACGCGTTGCGAGTGCGCCCAGGGGAGAAAATTCCAGTAGATGGGGTCGTAATCGAGGGGCGCAGTTCGGTGGACGAATCCATGATCACGGGCGAACCGATGCCGGTGCAGAAGACGGAAGGCGATAGAGTGACGGGTGCTACAGTGAACGGAACCGGGAGCTTTGTTCTGCGGGCCGAGCGGGTTGGAAGCGAAACCCTGCTTGCCCAGATTGTGAAGATGGTGAGCGAGGCGCAACGATCGCGGGCTCCGATCCAAAAACTGGCCGACACAGTGTCAGGCATTTTCGTGCCGATAGTGGTGCTGGTCGCGATCATTTCCTTTGTCGTCTGGGCGATGTTCGGACCCGCGCCTGCAATGGCGTATGCGGTCATCAATGCGGTAGCGGTGCTGATTATCGCCTGCCCTTGCGCACTGGGTTTAGCGACTCCGATGTCGATCATGGTCGGAACCGGACGCGGTGCACAGGCAGGTGTTCTCATAAAGAATGCGGAGTCTTTGGAAGCGTTCGAGAAAGTGGATACGCTAGTGGTCGACAAGACGGGCACACTCACGGAGGGCAAACCCAAACTCATCGCTGTCCAAGCTTTCGGCGATACGTCCGAGGAACAACTTCTCCAGATCGCGGGCGGACTAGAGCAAGGCAGCGAACATCCTCTGGCAGCCGCGATCCTTGCTGGGCTCAAGGAGCGCAACATCGAGCCAAGCGCCGTGACAGACTTCACGTCCGTCACGGGCAAAGGTGTGCGAGGCAAATCGGGCTTACACGATGTCGCCTTTGGGAATCTCGCACTGATGGAGGCTGTCGAGGCAAAAGTTGGAGATGTGGCCGCAAAAGCGGAGGCCATGCGATCCGAGGGCCAGACCGTCATGTTCGTTGCTGCTGGGACGACGATCATCGGTCTGATCGGCGTCGCAGACCCTATCAAGACAACAGCATCTGAAGCCTTAATAGCCTTGCACGACGAGAAGATTCGCGTCGTCATGGTCACGGGCGACAGCAAGACCACGGCGCAGGCCGTAGCCACAAAACTCGGCATCGACGAAGTCCATGCAGACGTTTTGCCCGAAGGCAAGATTGAGATCATCAAGCGACTCCAATCGGAGGGGCGGTTCGTTGCGATGGCAGGTGACGGGATCAACGACGCCCCTGCTCTTGCTCAAGCTCAGGTTGGAATCGCAATGGGAACTGGCACCGACGTGGCAATGGAAAGCGCTGGAATCACCCTCCTCAAAGGCGATCTGACGGGACTGGTTCGGGCGAGAAGACTCAGCCGTGCGACAATGAGCAACATCCGCCAGAACCTCTTCTTTGCGTTTATCTACAACGTGGCAGGGGTGCCAATCGCCGCTGGAGTGCTGTACCCCTTCACCGGACTTCTCCTGAGTCCCATGATCGCGGCTCTAGCCATGAGCTTGAGTTCCGTTTCGGTGATCGCCAATGCGCTGAGGCTGCGGAGCGCACGACTCTAG
- the cadA gene encoding cadmium-translocating P-type ATPase has protein sequence MKTVFRIGKMDCPTEEGIIRNRLKGMNGIERLEFDLMSRKLTVIHGHPDESTIQQALESVGMDPKLVSEDEPESAGHGPAVPILDRWLMGASGVLAVAAEVIAWTMGTERSWPVIALALGSIALGGKETIRKGIVSLRTLTLNINFLMTIAIIGAAFIGQWPEAAMVTFLFGVAEMIEAFSLDRARHAIRSLMELSPERALALVGNEWVEIEASSVALGQLVRVRPGERIALDGLVKKGSSSVNQAPITGESIPVAKAAGDQVFAGTINEKGSFDFEVTANTEQTTLARIIRVVQQAQSQKAPTQRFVDKFARYYTPLVVVLAILITVVPPLLLAQPYSDWLYKALVLLVIACPCALVISTPVTVVSALASAARRGILVKGGVYIEEGRRLSQIALDKTGTLTHGLPKVTDVVSFDSIEEAELLRLAASLDAPSEHPVATAIVAAYGSQRASVEEFESITGRGVKGVVDGQQYFLGNHRLAHEEDYCRAEVEAVLERLEEQGKTVVILGNTDRALGVIAVADTVRETSIQAVKELHDLGVRTLMLTGDNARTARAIAAQVGIDDARGDLLPEDKLEIITELTADKGHVGMVGDGINDAPALAQADVGFAMGAAGTDTAIETADVALMQDDLRKIPEFIRLSRKASTVLKQNIAFAIGVKVAFFVLAFFGIATLWMAVFADMGASLLVVGNGLRLLRPALPSQFRNQL, from the coding sequence ATGAAGACGGTCTTCCGGATCGGAAAGATGGATTGCCCTACGGAGGAAGGCATCATTCGGAACCGTTTGAAAGGGATGAACGGGATCGAGCGGCTGGAATTCGACTTGATGAGCCGCAAGCTGACGGTGATCCACGGACATCCCGACGAAAGCACCATCCAGCAAGCCCTTGAATCGGTAGGAATGGATCCAAAGCTCGTAAGTGAAGACGAGCCCGAATCGGCGGGGCACGGACCGGCTGTTCCGATTCTCGATCGATGGCTCATGGGAGCTTCTGGAGTCCTCGCGGTGGCCGCCGAAGTCATCGCGTGGACTATGGGCACAGAACGGTCATGGCCGGTGATTGCTCTAGCACTTGGTTCGATTGCGCTGGGCGGCAAGGAGACGATTCGAAAGGGGATCGTCTCCCTGCGGACCCTCACGCTCAACATAAATTTCTTGATGACGATTGCGATCATCGGGGCGGCCTTCATCGGGCAGTGGCCCGAAGCCGCTATGGTCACCTTCCTCTTTGGGGTCGCTGAAATGATTGAAGCATTCTCGCTCGATCGAGCGCGTCACGCGATTCGCTCACTCATGGAATTATCCCCCGAGCGTGCACTTGCATTGGTCGGAAACGAATGGGTCGAAATCGAAGCTTCCAGCGTCGCTCTCGGGCAACTCGTGAGAGTTCGGCCAGGAGAACGCATCGCGCTAGATGGCCTCGTAAAGAAAGGTTCCTCCAGTGTAAACCAAGCCCCTATTACCGGAGAAAGTATTCCGGTGGCCAAAGCGGCGGGAGATCAGGTCTTCGCCGGAACGATCAACGAGAAGGGCAGCTTTGATTTTGAAGTAACGGCGAACACTGAGCAAACGACGTTGGCGCGAATCATTCGGGTCGTGCAGCAGGCGCAAAGTCAGAAGGCGCCGACGCAGCGCTTTGTCGACAAGTTCGCCAGATACTACACGCCGCTCGTCGTCGTATTGGCAATCCTCATTACGGTCGTGCCACCCTTGCTTTTGGCCCAACCTTACTCGGATTGGCTATACAAAGCATTGGTGCTCTTGGTGATCGCGTGCCCATGTGCGCTGGTCATCTCGACTCCGGTCACTGTCGTCAGCGCTTTGGCCTCAGCTGCAAGACGAGGAATTTTGGTTAAGGGTGGCGTTTACATCGAGGAGGGTCGGAGGCTCTCGCAGATTGCTCTTGACAAAACCGGCACCTTGACGCACGGCTTGCCGAAGGTGACGGATGTCGTTTCGTTTGATTCCATAGAAGAGGCTGAACTGCTTCGCTTAGCGGCTAGCTTGGATGCCCCCTCTGAACATCCCGTGGCTACCGCCATTGTCGCTGCGTACGGAAGCCAGAGAGCTTCGGTCGAAGAGTTCGAGTCCATAACGGGGCGGGGGGTGAAGGGAGTCGTTGATGGGCAGCAATATTTCCTCGGAAACCACCGGCTTGCCCACGAGGAGGACTACTGCCGGGCAGAGGTCGAGGCGGTTCTCGAACGGCTTGAAGAGCAGGGCAAGACGGTCGTCATTCTCGGCAACACTGATCGGGCGCTCGGAGTCATTGCCGTAGCTGACACCGTCCGCGAAACGAGCATCCAAGCAGTTAAGGAGCTGCACGACCTTGGAGTGAGAACGCTCATGCTCACGGGTGACAATGCTCGCACCGCAAGGGCCATTGCTGCCCAAGTTGGCATTGACGACGCTCGCGGAGACCTACTTCCCGAAGACAAGCTAGAGATCATCACCGAGCTAACCGCTGACAAAGGACACGTCGGCATGGTGGGTGACGGCATCAACGACGCCCCCGCACTAGCCCAGGCAGACGTCGGCTTCGCGATGGGCGCAGCCGGAACGGACACAGCGATAGAGACTGCCGACGTCGCGCTCATGCAGGATGACTTGCGCAAAATCCCGGAGTTCATCCGTCTGAGTCGAAAGGCGTCCACTGTCCTGAAGCAAAACATCGCATTCGCGATTGGCGTAAAGGTGGCCTTCTTCGTGCTCGCCTTCTTTGGCATCGCTACCTTGTGGATGGCCGTTTTCGCCGATATGGGGGCGAGCTTGCTTGTCGTTGGGAACGGGTTAAGGCTTCTGCGTCCAGCCCTCCCCTCGCAGTTTAGGAACCAATTGTAG
- a CDS encoding cupredoxin domain-containing protein produces MTNTTEEIQKATVTIDGGKYTPNVITVDRGKPVELTFKGGQELGCGGTVVFKSLNQSKEVESGKSVTFAFTPDQAGEIPFTCGMEMYDGKVVVK; encoded by the coding sequence ATGACAAACACAACTGAAGAAATTCAAAAAGCCACCGTCACCATCGATGGAGGCAAATACACGCCGAACGTCATCACCGTCGACCGTGGCAAGCCCGTGGAGTTGACCTTCAAAGGCGGCCAGGAACTCGGCTGCGGAGGCACGGTCGTCTTCAAGTCCCTCAACCAATCCAAGGAGGTCGAATCCGGCAAGTCCGTGACGTTCGCCTTCACCCCGGACCAAGCCGGAGAGATCCCTTTCACCTGCGGCATGGAGATGTACGACGGCAAGGTTGTCGTCAAGTGA
- a CDS encoding antibiotic biosynthesis monooxygenase, whose translation MAINYISVRNDYALRFEELFATRAHAIDRVPGFVEMFVLRPDREGEAYLIISQWEDESGFRAWVGSSEFAEGHQRGFDDIKAAKAAGQEPPMTSSFQTYRIVAR comes from the coding sequence GTGGCCATCAACTACATTAGTGTTCGGAACGACTACGCACTTCGATTTGAAGAGCTTTTCGCGACGCGCGCCCATGCGATCGACCGAGTTCCAGGGTTTGTGGAGATGTTTGTTCTCCGCCCGGATCGAGAGGGCGAAGCCTATCTTATCATCAGCCAATGGGAGGACGAGAGTGGCTTCCGAGCGTGGGTCGGTTCTTCTGAGTTTGCGGAAGGCCATCAGCGAGGTTTCGACGATATAAAGGCGGCTAAAGCTGCCGGGCAAGAACCGCCCATGACGTCCAGCTTCCAGACATACAGGATTGTGGCAAGATGA